A stretch of DNA from Lotus japonicus ecotype B-129 chromosome 4, LjGifu_v1.2:
AGCTACCTTGATATATTCTGGTTTACTTTTCTCTGGTGTGTCAAGCTGCAAGTTGTCTGAAGAGTCTTTATGGTAGTGGATTatattagctaaaatttgacgaagggggagattgttgttcctttgtttaaTTGTCTGCATTTTATCTAAGTATGTTTGTGTGCTAAGATGTCGGACAAGTTGTTGTAACATCATGCTATGACGTGTGTCCCTGGGAAACGTTCTGTAACTTTGCTGATTTGTTGTGAAGTTTTAAGTTGATTACTTAGTGATCAAATTAGGTTATTATTGGGAGCTTCTGTGCACTGTCAATGAATATTCTATGTGTAATCAAACCCGGTTCAAGGGGGTTTGATTTGGAGCTATTTAGGGAAGTTGGAATATGCACCTTTAATCACTACTCGAAGATATTGTGCAGATTGGTTACCTGGTTGTTTCTAATAACAACTTCCTGAATATGTTAGTGGACCGTGTGATCTTTCAAGCCCAacgaagacaaggcctggaagACTACTTATGAAGACCCAAGACCTAGGTTCTAGGTACTGAATGTGTGATTGTATTAGGGTTTCATCGAGTTCATACTGTTCTTGTTCTCTTAGCAGCTTTATGCAATTGTTGTGAGCTAAGAGTTGTGTGTTTACtgtgtgatcttgagatctgtctttgtaactcgtgtttgagttcaatcactgtggcagtgattgtgtgagagagtgagagggagttcttatacttagggggagacctaagtaatatTCCACGGGTAGAGTTAGGTAGAAAAGGTAGTTGAATTGGGGCAGATCTTgtgagaccttttgtgtacaatcactctataatagtggattatctctctcgggtgaaaaccctccagacgtaggtgatattgcaccgaactgggttcgCAATTTCCTGTGTGTTTTTAGTTTTTCAGTCATTTATCGTGCTGCAATATTCACTGTGTTTTGAGTAATGttatacaagatgtcttagacatctgacatctggtagaacatctATCCTACAGTtgccagaatttcaaaactaatTTTGCTAAAAGCTTAGACTATTGAGTAAATGACACCAAAATGATTATATTACATTTCTAGCATGCCTTCTCATGCAAGATTGCCCTTTACAATAATGAAGGCAACAAAGATTGAACTTTAAACCACTTTAGTCATATAGATTATAGAAGCTCTGATATCATGTAAAAAACTAAATATCCGAAAACTCAATTTGTTGTGTAAAtgacaaataaataattatattctGTTTCTAACATTACACAAGAGTAAGAAAATAGTTGTTCAACTTTACCTGCTCTCTCATTTGTTCTAGTTCTTCTTTCAGCTTGGAATCGGCTAGCTGTTAAGTAAATGTAAAACTCTTGGTGAAAAATTATGAGTATTTTCCTAAGTAAATAGATGAATTACTTCTTGATAATTTAGAAGTTAGCACATACCTGAAGACTGACCTTGGCATCAATATTTTGAGGTTCTAGCTGCAAAACTTCATCATATACAAAAAAAGTCCAAGTAACTATAAAGGAAAAAATTACATACGTGTGTGGGATTTAAGTGGTATATTCATGTTTGATTCTCTTAAGAAATATTTCAGTTTTGTGTTTGTAAAAAATTCTCTCTACAAGAGATAGCCCcatgaaaacaaaaatattccTGACTCTAACAATATTGTCTCTCGTGAATGATATTTGTGTGAGACAAAACAAAAACGTAGATGGAATGAGAAGATATCAACGTACCTTTAATGAATCCCTCACGGATAGCTTCAAGGTTGTTGCCTTGCTCATAATAAGCATAACCAAGGCGATAGAATGCCATAACATGTCTTGGATTTAGTTTTATTGCTTCACCACAATCATGAATTGCTTCATTCAATTTTCCAATCTTAGTAAAAGCTGCGGCTCTGCAAGAGGTTTATTGTAGTTAATAATAATGCTAATATCTTTTGTAAATAACAACttaaaaacaattatgaatagttttttataacAATAACTAAGAAGAAGTACTGGTGTTCCATAATCGTCtagttaattaaaatttatatatacCTGTTACACAAGTAGATAGCATTGTCTTTGCACATTGCAAGAGCACAACTATACATCACAATAGCTTTGCCATAGCAGTTGAGGTGCATTGCATTGTTCCCTAAGAACAAAAAAATCATAAACAAAActtatttgtttaaattttagaaTGCACAACACCAACATATCATAACACACTATATTTCATATCAAAACTAGAGACTTATTCAACCTTGGTTAATTACTTGCAAAACATCTTATTAAATACTAGAGGACACTTTATTTAAAAAGTGTATGCGATTTAactatgtatgtatatatatatacatgagAGTTTTTGGTCTAAAAATTACTAAGATTATTCATATCTACCTAAATAGTTTGAACAAATAAATTCATAACTAGTTGCTTTCATTTTTTCCATTTATGCAATTTAATGTGCTAGCTACAATTTTTTTAACCCTAGCTTTACTTAACTAATGTAGTGTATGTTTGATGATAAACAACCAGataaaaaatcttattttttaattacgtacaaatttttatttgaaatgaaaatataatatatatggataaataaaaaaaatcatttaataaaaggaatatgaaaaaaatgagTTGTTAATATTTCTAAAATGATTGGATATTAATGCTCTTTTCATGATTTTTGGTACCTAGCATTTTCAATCCTTCAGCGAGGTTCATCTTGTTGAATGTCTCATGTCCGCATGTTTTCAGTACCTGTTATGAGTGTTGTATATACCATTAATTCAACAAGaaagaacaaaataattaaGGAAACTATTGACATGGATCAACACGTAGTTGAAGATATAAGCTATCATTATATAATTAATACGTGCAAACCATCCATGACTCCGAGCTCATGTTAGATAGAGTTGATGGAATGATATAATATGATCCAGTAGAATAATTTTGTATTCCAAAtgtttgaaaaatcaaaattaaatataacATGCATTTTATTTCATGCAATATTAGATATTGGAGAAACATGGTTTTCTCTATCAGAAGTGAAACACAACTTCACCTTAGACTTCTGAACCACATATATACTTAGGCTTGAGCTTGATATTTGTTGAAATTGATACTTCAGAAATCATATTAGATTCTATGTTTTGGACTTTAAGATCAATACTTCCACTATTTAATCAACCTTTTCCTCCAAGTTTATGAGTCTTCAAATTAATCATCTCATTTCTCCCATGAAGTGTCACGCTTTAATAGTATGGTTACAAGATGAAAAGATGTAGCATGCCTCTTAACAAACTTGCAATAGAAACCTTTCAAACCTTAAAAATTTCATAATTGTTGAAGTGTCTTAAGGTGTTTCCATTGCAATTGGCTTTGGGCCAAGGGAAACTATTTTAGTCAAAACTATATGGCCCATGTACTCTAACATTTAATAGTAAGAAAGATAGACTGTCGTAAGTGTGAGGACACAAGTTTAAACCCTTGAAAAGAAttgaacaaacaaaaaaaaccctTGGAAAGAAAGGAGGGACCATGCActataatttttcaaaaagGTGAAGACATTCAAGTTAAGGAAAAAACATAGAAGCCCCTTCTAACATAGCCTACTGTCTTCCCCCTGTTTCCCCTTTCTACTGCTTTTCTGTTTTAACTTTGATGTAATTTGGCTACCTTGTTTAGCTGGTACCACTGGTACCTTTATTAATATTAATGGCTTATCAAAAAGaagttaaggaaaaaaaaaacaaacacatgCGTAATGAAAACTTTATTGATATTTCCATAAGCTATATACCTCTATGGCATCCTTAAAAATTTGCTTGGCACGAGACTTTCTTTTCTGGTAGTCCTCACCAACAGATGAATCAAAGAACCCAATTGCTGCCACTGCGATGTGAAATTCATGGAACAAGTTTATCAATGGTCCTCCAATTTTTGATTCAGAACCTGCCAATACAAAACTCAACTCATAACTCCAATTCTTATAATTCAAGTTCTGTAAAACTCTACCTCAAAAATTAGTTCAAGCATGATATTTTctctatatataatatattaggAATATTTTAACGAAATATATCTCAAGTTAAGTTGGGACCTTAACCATTTTCATGCTTAGAGTTGGAAATTTAAGGCATGAAGTTGCATATAACTCAAAAGGTTTCTAGCCATGGTCAATTTATAGGTAAGCTAATTACAGATCTACGATAGATAAGTTTTGATTAAATTTTATAATACAAGTTATTGTCAAACAATCAATTATGTCAAGAGCTTAAGTTGTTGATTATGACCAAGttaaatgaatgattttatattatattttaacacgccccctcacgcaagagccatttgggcttgaagcgtggacaatgcacatgttcacctaccatgtgctgaaattcaactttttattagaagaattgagACCGGCAGAGATCAAACTCTTGACCGCTTGTCACTGAGGCTCTAATATTATGTTAAATAATCAATTATCTCAAAAggttaagctgttgggtaagggtcaaATGAATAATTCTATACTATATTGTATTCAAACAGTTATGcctaactttaaaaaaaaaattaaaacaaaaaataaaatgaaatataatttatataccTGTAGAATGTGAATGAGTCCTATGTGCAATATTTGGAGCTTCAGATGTGCTTTCATTTTTTTGAGTTGTTTCTTTAGAGTCTAAATCAAATAAGTTATATAGTGAAATAGGAATTGTTGCTTCCATGGATTGTTTGACTTTGAATACATCCATCAACATCTCCTTAAGATTGTCAATTTTTGTCTTATCTGCTCCATCTGAACTTTGAACTGTAGAAGAAGGCCAGCCAGAATTTAATTAGCTAATTATATTGTTTATATAGGATGTTATTTATATGTAGCAAAAGAATATTTGCACAATCTAACATAATATATCCCAATTTCGATGTTGAGACCAACAAGATTTGATGAATTAAACAAGATTCAAGTAAAGACTAAAACTGCAGAAAAGTTCACAACATTAACATCACTTCtaccctttcaaaaaaaaacatcacttctacatttaataaaaaaaaatacaccgGAGGCAGAATTTCATGAAATCTATTGAAGTAGAATTATATAGAAGACAGTttttcgatgtataaaaaaaagaattatataaaagACACTATTTTCTGTTAATATGGCTAAAGTTTCAAGTATAATATATACATGGTTGGTCATATGCTAATTAAAATTGGACTATGTAGCTCCAATAGAACTTTACTTACCATAATAGAGATCATAACTAAAATCACTATGGGGAAGGCTTTAACATTCGTGCTTTAAAAGGTTAATCTCATGACTTAGCCAAGGTTTAAGTAATTAATGATGGTGTAATCAAATTATTAATACAAgcttatttgattttgaattcggTTAGGCTCTGAACAGTGACAGATCTAAACTATTAGAGTTGTGAGGACAATATACACACACATCGAATCCACTCCAAGacccaaaataaaattaagatggGTAATTGGATTGATTTTTCCAAATTGAATCCACATTTTGTGACAATTTCTGTCTAGGTCAGAGGTTCATAATATTGAGTCACATGACCCAATATAATTTGcacaagaaatgaagaaaagcacGATCGCAATCAAATCACACGATATCGAACACAAATTGACGAATGCACAAAGATTATCATATAGTAATTTAGCACCATATGAGCAATAAAATACAGATTGATATGCTAAATGAGTACATCACATACATATACAAAGTAAGTTActgcaaaattaaattaaagtaaatgaATTCAACATGGACAAACCAGTCGAGAGGAACTCGAGAAAGGCAAGGGCAATGCGGATAGAGACGTCTGATCGGAGGGTCGGGGGGCTCATCGTACTGATAAGTGTGAATCAATAGTGTACGAGACAGAGAGAGCGAAAGAGAGAGTAAAAGAGAGTAAAGAAAAGAGTGTCCATTTTATACACAAGTGATATCATTTCCACGTGAAGCATCTTTGACCTGACTCtactttttatcttaaattaaataGCAATACTAAATGTTACGAAGAAAAATTACCCCATATGTGATGtgttaaaattaaatatgttataCCAACAAAGTCTAGGACAAATTGTAGATAGTTAGGCTCCTTAAGCATCTAGTCTAACATTCGATCCTTCGAATAAAGAAAAGGGTGGGCATTTTATACGCAAGTGATGtcatttccacgtgaaacatcAAATATAACTTCACAAATTTGTTATGCTTAGAATCAATATaaaaaccattttaatcttcAAGATGCatatacgaaaacataaaatacaattttttttagttaatttcgaAATCAGTCCTTTAAAACTATTCGATATCAAATTTTTAAtgacatatttgatatcattttgaaaatttatttatttattttgtaataaataaataaccataatcattaaaaaaactttatcagcatacatcttaatggtagaaaagtcacaattgacttttattgattattttaatgtcattaaaaatcattaaatgtcaaattaatacagtagttattttcgaaaaaaatcacgattgacttttgttaattattctaatgtcattaataactattaaatgcaatattaatacattaattattttcaaaaatattgaattattaaatatttaaattactaaaaaattagaaaatataaatataaatcatctacctactaattatagtatgagagagaaaacttaTGAATATTGACATAGCACGAGGAGGTGACACTTGTCGGAGTTGCCACTTTTTGGTTTCAGAAATAATTTATAGTTATATGATATGATAATATAAAAAGTTATTTATAACTAATTAATTAGTGTTATTATTAATGTGAGTCAAATTTACTTTCAGTTTTACTTATTATTGtcactatgttttttttttaaataattccGAGGTGGtgattaatatttcaaaatttgaatcatgataaaaaattaaatattcaatactaaaaaaatttacaattactaattaatatgacaaataaattatttatttatttataaccattaatattgttattaatgtctACGTAAGTGAagtataatttatatatattgtaccTCATCAGAAAAGTGAATTTATGTGAGAAtgtgagaataaatcatgatcGTTAGATTTAATAATAAACACTCTAgatcaaaataatttaatattcttgtgatcactttaaaaaaatcacataacttttgtttaaaaaaaaattcacataactTCATGTTTAAATCTAGATTATTCATGATTAGATATAAGTTATATAACGGTCGTGACACACACACAATTAGATCTAACAGTCgtgacacacacacacacacaagcgATTAGATCTAACGATCGTGACAcgtatacacacacacacaaatgaCCTCCTTATGTGAGAGTGATGAGAATAAGTCGTGATGGTTAGATATAATATTCAATGGTCGAGATCAAAACATTAATTtatgtgactttttaaaaatgTCACATGACCTTTTTAAGAAGTCATAGAATTCTATCACGATTAAAAGGATTCTGCTGGACGTTGTAAGGTATCATGTTCAGTTAAGCTCTTCGTCAAGAGACATGTTGTGTTGGCGTAAAGTAAAGAGTTAGGCAGTGAACAATGCCCGCACCTCTTTTATCCTTGTTCATCCAATATCGagtgggctacgtccagtccttggTAACCACCAAGATTTCCAAaatcaagtatcaaggacttatCTGACCAGTGACTCATTGACTTAGTACTTGACCGAGTCGACCACTGcagattttgttaaaaaaactatataataGCTTAAAAAAACTTAACAGTTGAAACTTTTTTTGGCCAGGTTGTCTAAATAACTCTATACaaaatttgagttaaataaccctATGGCTACGAATTCGACGGCAATTGGAGCATGCTTTGCGCTGCTATATACCATTTGGCAGACCGGAAATTAGACCTGTTATTCAACGAGAAAGAAACACCGTTTGAGAAGGTCCTGCAGCGTGCTTTGTCGCTCCGGCCTTCGCTGGTTTCATCGCAAAATCAACCCCCAGTGCGTCATGAGCTCCCGTCTTC
This window harbors:
- the LOC130712509 gene encoding uncharacterized protein LOC130712509 yields the protein MSPPTLRSDVSIRIALAFLEFLSTVQSSDGADKTKIDNLKEMLMDVFKVKQSMEATIPISLYNLFDLDSKETTQKNESTSEAPNIAHRTHSHSTGSESKIGGPLINLFHEFHIAVAAIGFFDSSVGEDYQKRKSRAKQIFKDAIEVLKTCGHETFNKMNLAEGLKMLGNNAMHLNCYGKAIVMYSCALAMCKDNAIYLCNRAAAFTKIGKLNEAIHDCGEAIKLNPRHVMAFYRLGYAYYEQGNNLEAIREGFIKVTWTFFVYDEVLQLEPQNIDAKVSLQLADSKLKEELEQMREQVKLNNYFLTLV